In Rissa tridactyla isolate bRisTri1 chromosome 22, bRisTri1.patW.cur.20221130, whole genome shotgun sequence, a single genomic region encodes these proteins:
- the LOC128900692 gene encoding scaffold attachment factor B1-like isoform X2, which produces MAESQSAAGQGEPASVGGSGVSSSESENRRRLSELRVIDLRAELKRRNLDSSGNKSVLTERLRKAIEEEGGNPDEIPVVSENIMKKTPKRSSKGRRPDEEGVEDNGLEEDSGDGQEDIEASLDNLQDIDMMDISVLDEAEIDNGNAVDCGEDYSADNILDSLSDSKENADAEVKELPDQPTEYAMGNLEASPQFSEIKEESREIPVVMVEVEDVGNSLGASSSDLTVIKELGELPLEPENEKILDILGETCKSEPLNEETCEAEQPHAQEASNVVPGKRLAEEEDALAATQLEEDALDLDSKSAQAMARKEAKRLVVAKGETREQTIEEEKPDSESLVVETLSDQSSKRSQGLEASSGETAEKGAGPEGQDSKEDGKKTEDKANSEESPATKESSSSEGGDQKKSPVEEDRDTKIISKDDKGRAGSGSGRNLWVSGLSSSTRATDLKNLFSKYGKVVGAKVVTNARSPGARCYGFVTMSTSEEATKCINHLHRTELHGKMISVEKAKNEPAGKKPSDKKEGETRKEKDKHHSAESKSENLGLAATLNRAYKYALASAQQHGRSVGTKKEEKTDKKDDAKKSEKDGKDEKEGKEKDEQKAGSSDRSRASKSVSRGTERTVVMDKSKGEPVISVKTSTSKERSTKSQDRKSESKEKQDILSFDKIKEQRERERQRQREREIRETERRRERERREREQRLQAIHERDERQRLQRERERLEFQRQRLDRERLERERLERERMHIEQERRREQERIQREREELRRQQEQLRYEQERRSAMRRPYDPDGRRDDPYWPEAKRMAMDDRYHSEFSRQDRFHDFDHRDRGRYQDHCLDRDGSRGIPDRDGQHYSDERHGGPDRHSRDSWGGYGSDRRMSEGRGIPPQTRDGRDWGDHGRKLEGHQDRSWQGNVDGGMMGRDHERWQGGDRSVPGQSGPGHVMNRGGMSGRGGFTQAGNQSQMMQSSGIQGVFAGQERPNRPTEPRFTRRY; this is translated from the exons ATGGCGGAGAGTCAGTCAGCGGCCGGGCAGGGAGAACCTGCCTCCGTGGGTGGGTCGGGAGTCTCCAGTTCGGAGTCGGAAAACCGGCGGCGGCTGAGCGAGCTGCGCGTCATAGACTTGCGGGCGGAACTCAAGCGCCGCAATTTGGACAGCAGCGGGAACAAGAGCGTCCTGACGGAGCGGCTCAGGAAG GCTAttgaggaggaaggggggaatcCTGATGAAATTCCAGTAGTTTCAGAAAATATCATGAAGAAAACTcccaaaagaagcagcaaag GACGTAGACCAGATGAAGAGGGAGTAGAAGATAATGGCCTGGAAGAGGATTCGGGAGATGGACAG gagGATATTGAAGCAAGTTTGGATAACTTGCAGGATATTGACATGATGGATATTAGTGTGTTAGATGAAGCTGAAATAGATAATGGCAATGCGGTAGATTGCGGAGAGGATTACAGTGCTGATAATATTCTTGACTCACTGTCTGATAGTAAAGAAAATGCTGATGCAGAAGTGAAAGAACTTCCAGATCAGCCTACAGAATATGCTATGGGTAACTTGGAGGCATCCCCACAATTCTCAGAAATTAAAGAAGAATCAAGAGAAATACCAGTAGTGATG gTAGAGGTTGAAGATGTTGGAAACAGTTTAGGTGCTTCTTCGTCTGATTTAACCGTAATAAAG GAGCTTGGAGAGTTACCTTTGGAGCCAG aaaatgagaaaatactcgACATTTTGGGGGAAACTTGTAAATCTGAACCACTTAACGAAGAAACTTGCGAAGCGGAGCAGCCACATGCACAGGAAGCAAGTAACGTGGTGCCAGGCAAGAGGCTAGCAGAGGAAGAGGACGCTCTTGCTGCCACTCAGTTGGAGGAAGATGCTTTAGATTTGGACAGCAAATCGGCACAAGCTATGGCAAGGAAGGAAGCAAAGCGTTTAGTTGTAGCAAAAGGGGAGACAAGGGAACAGACAATAGAGGAAGAGAAACCGGACTCTGAATCTTTAGTAGTAGAGACCCTAAGCGATCAGAGTAGCAAACGCTCCCAAGGCCTGGAAGCCTCTAGTGGGGAAACAGCGGAGAAAGGCGCAGGTCCCGAAGGCCAAGATAGCAAAGAAGAtggcaagaaaacagaagacaaagctaATTCTGAGGAATCCCCTGCCACTAAAGAGTCCTCAAGCAGTGAGGGCGGTGATCAgaaaaagag CCCTGTTGAGGAGGACAGAGATACAAAGATAATCTCAAAGGATGATAAAg GCCGCGCGGGTAGTGGTTCTGGCAGGAATTTGTGGGTTAGTGGACTTTCATCCTCTACTAGAGCTACAGACTTGAAGAATCTTTTCAGCAAGTATGGGAAG gtgGTTGGTGCAAAAGTAGTGACAAATGCTCGCAGTCCTGGTGCTCGCTGTTACGGCTTTGTTACGATGTCAACATCTGAAGAAGCCACTAAGTGCATTAATCATCTCCACAGAACAGAGCTGCATGGAAAAAtgatttctgtggaaaaa GCAAAAAATGAACCAGCTGGAAAAAAGCCGTCAGACAAAAAGGAAGGtgaaacaaggaaggaaaaagacaagcATCATTCTGCGGAGTCCAAATCTGAGAA CTTAGGATTGGCTGCTACACTTAATCGTGCGTACAAGTATGCATTGGCTTCAGCACAGCAGCATGGAAG GTCTGTTGGTACtaagaaggaggagaagactgATAAAAAAGATGATGctaagaaatcagaaaaagatggaaaagatgaaaaagaaggaaaagagaaagatgaacaAAAGGCCGGATCCTCTGATAGATCTAGGGCAAGCAAATCAG tgAGTCGAGGAACTGAGAGGACAGTGGTAATGGATAAATCTAAAGGAGAACCAGTTATTAGCGTGAAAACTTCTACATCAAAAGAGAGG AGTACAAAAAGCCAAGATCGCAAATCTGagagcaaagaaaagcaagatattttATCGTTTGATAAAATCAAAGAGCAGCGAGAACGTGAACGTCAGAGACAGAGGGAACGAGAAATCAGGGAAACGGAAAGACGCCG agagagagagaggcgaGAACGAGAACAACGTCTTCAAGCTATTCATGAGCGGGATGAAAGACAGAGGCTCCAGAGAGAGCGAGAGCGACTTGAATTTCAAAGGCAGCGTCTTGACAGAGAGCGCTTGGAGAGGGAGAGATTGGAGAGAGAAAGAATGCACATAGAGCAGGAACGGAGACGAGAACAGGAACGAATTCAGCGGGAGAGGGAAGAGCTGCGACGTCAGCAGGAACAGCTGCGCTACGAACAAGAACGGCGATCTGCCATGAGAAGGCCTTATGATCCTGACGGCAG GCGAGATGACCCGTACTGGCCAGAGGCAAAGCGAATGGCGATGGATGATAGGTATCATTCTGAATTTAGTCGTCAAGACCGCTTCCACGACTTTGACCACAGGGATCGTGGCCGATACCAAGATCATTGTTTGGACAG AGATGGTTCAAGAGGAATACCAGATCGAGATGGGCAG CATTACTCAGATGAACGCCATGGAGGGCCCGATCGTCACTCCCGGGATAGTTGGGGTGGCTACGGGTCTGACAGAAGAATGAGTGAAGGGAGAGGGATACCTCCACAAACCCG agatggaCGTGACTGGGGAGATCATGGTCGAAAGTTAGAGGGGCATCAAGATCGTTCATGGCAGGGAAATGTGGATGGAGGAATGATGGGACGGGATCATGAgagatggcaag gtggTGATAGAAGCGTGCCTGGTCAGTCAGGACCAGGCCATGTGATGAATCGAGGAGGGATGTCGGG GCGTGGAGGCTTTACGCAAGCTGGAAACCAGAGCCAGATGATGCAGAGTAGTGGAATACAAGGAGTGTTTGCGGGCCAGGAGCGGCCAAACAGACCGACTGAACCCCGTTTTACCCGCCGCTACTGA
- the LOC128900692 gene encoding scaffold attachment factor B1-like isoform X4 produces the protein MAESQSAAGQGEPASVGGSGVSSSESENRRRLSELRVIDLRAELKRRNLDSSGNKSVLTERLRKAIEEEGGNPDEIPVVSENIMKKTPKRSSKGRRPDEEGVEDNGLEEDSGDGQEDIEASLDNLQDIDMMDISVLDEAEIDNGNAVDCGEDYSADNILDSLSDSKENADAEVKELPDQPTEYAMGNLEASPQFSEIKEESREIPVVMVEVEDVGNSLGASSSDLTVIKELGELPLEPENEKILDILGETCKSEPLNEETCEAEQPHAQEASNVVPGKRLAEEEDALAATQLEEDALDLDSKSAQAMARKEAKRLVVAKGETREQTIEEEKPDSESLVVETLSDQSSKRSQGLEASSGETAEKGAGPEGQDSKEDGKKTEDKANSEESPATKESSSSEGGDQKKSPVEEDRDTKIISKDDKGRAGSGSGRNLWVSGLSSSTRATDLKNLFSKYGKVVGAKVVTNARSPGARCYGFVTMSTSEEATKCINHLHRTELHGKMISVEKAKNEPAGKKPSDKKEGETRKEKDKHHSAESKSENLGLAATLNRAYKYALASAQQHGRSVGTKKEEKTDKKDDAKKSEKDGKDEKEGKEKDEQKAGSSDRSRASKSVSRGTERTVVMDKSKGEPVISVKTSTSKERSTKSQDRKSESKEKQDILSFDKIKEQRERERQRQREREIRETERRRERERREREQRLQAIHERDERQRLQRERERLEFQRQRLDRERLERERLERERMHIEQERRREQERIQREREELRRQQEQLRYEQERRSAMRRPYDPDGRRDDPYWPEAKRMAMDDRYHSEFSRQDRFHDFDHRDRGRYQDHCLDRRDGSRGIPDRDGQHYSDERHGGPDRHSRDSWGGYGSDRRMSEGRGIPPQTRDGRDWGDHGRKLEGHQDRSWQGNVDGGMMGRDHERWQGVEALRKLETRAR, from the exons ATGGCGGAGAGTCAGTCAGCGGCCGGGCAGGGAGAACCTGCCTCCGTGGGTGGGTCGGGAGTCTCCAGTTCGGAGTCGGAAAACCGGCGGCGGCTGAGCGAGCTGCGCGTCATAGACTTGCGGGCGGAACTCAAGCGCCGCAATTTGGACAGCAGCGGGAACAAGAGCGTCCTGACGGAGCGGCTCAGGAAG GCTAttgaggaggaaggggggaatcCTGATGAAATTCCAGTAGTTTCAGAAAATATCATGAAGAAAACTcccaaaagaagcagcaaag GACGTAGACCAGATGAAGAGGGAGTAGAAGATAATGGCCTGGAAGAGGATTCGGGAGATGGACAG gagGATATTGAAGCAAGTTTGGATAACTTGCAGGATATTGACATGATGGATATTAGTGTGTTAGATGAAGCTGAAATAGATAATGGCAATGCGGTAGATTGCGGAGAGGATTACAGTGCTGATAATATTCTTGACTCACTGTCTGATAGTAAAGAAAATGCTGATGCAGAAGTGAAAGAACTTCCAGATCAGCCTACAGAATATGCTATGGGTAACTTGGAGGCATCCCCACAATTCTCAGAAATTAAAGAAGAATCAAGAGAAATACCAGTAGTGATG gTAGAGGTTGAAGATGTTGGAAACAGTTTAGGTGCTTCTTCGTCTGATTTAACCGTAATAAAG GAGCTTGGAGAGTTACCTTTGGAGCCAG aaaatgagaaaatactcgACATTTTGGGGGAAACTTGTAAATCTGAACCACTTAACGAAGAAACTTGCGAAGCGGAGCAGCCACATGCACAGGAAGCAAGTAACGTGGTGCCAGGCAAGAGGCTAGCAGAGGAAGAGGACGCTCTTGCTGCCACTCAGTTGGAGGAAGATGCTTTAGATTTGGACAGCAAATCGGCACAAGCTATGGCAAGGAAGGAAGCAAAGCGTTTAGTTGTAGCAAAAGGGGAGACAAGGGAACAGACAATAGAGGAAGAGAAACCGGACTCTGAATCTTTAGTAGTAGAGACCCTAAGCGATCAGAGTAGCAAACGCTCCCAAGGCCTGGAAGCCTCTAGTGGGGAAACAGCGGAGAAAGGCGCAGGTCCCGAAGGCCAAGATAGCAAAGAAGAtggcaagaaaacagaagacaaagctaATTCTGAGGAATCCCCTGCCACTAAAGAGTCCTCAAGCAGTGAGGGCGGTGATCAgaaaaagag CCCTGTTGAGGAGGACAGAGATACAAAGATAATCTCAAAGGATGATAAAg GCCGCGCGGGTAGTGGTTCTGGCAGGAATTTGTGGGTTAGTGGACTTTCATCCTCTACTAGAGCTACAGACTTGAAGAATCTTTTCAGCAAGTATGGGAAG gtgGTTGGTGCAAAAGTAGTGACAAATGCTCGCAGTCCTGGTGCTCGCTGTTACGGCTTTGTTACGATGTCAACATCTGAAGAAGCCACTAAGTGCATTAATCATCTCCACAGAACAGAGCTGCATGGAAAAAtgatttctgtggaaaaa GCAAAAAATGAACCAGCTGGAAAAAAGCCGTCAGACAAAAAGGAAGGtgaaacaaggaaggaaaaagacaagcATCATTCTGCGGAGTCCAAATCTGAGAA CTTAGGATTGGCTGCTACACTTAATCGTGCGTACAAGTATGCATTGGCTTCAGCACAGCAGCATGGAAG GTCTGTTGGTACtaagaaggaggagaagactgATAAAAAAGATGATGctaagaaatcagaaaaagatggaaaagatgaaaaagaaggaaaagagaaagatgaacaAAAGGCCGGATCCTCTGATAGATCTAGGGCAAGCAAATCAG tgAGTCGAGGAACTGAGAGGACAGTGGTAATGGATAAATCTAAAGGAGAACCAGTTATTAGCGTGAAAACTTCTACATCAAAAGAGAGG AGTACAAAAAGCCAAGATCGCAAATCTGagagcaaagaaaagcaagatattttATCGTTTGATAAAATCAAAGAGCAGCGAGAACGTGAACGTCAGAGACAGAGGGAACGAGAAATCAGGGAAACGGAAAGACGCCG agagagagagaggcgaGAACGAGAACAACGTCTTCAAGCTATTCATGAGCGGGATGAAAGACAGAGGCTCCAGAGAGAGCGAGAGCGACTTGAATTTCAAAGGCAGCGTCTTGACAGAGAGCGCTTGGAGAGGGAGAGATTGGAGAGAGAAAGAATGCACATAGAGCAGGAACGGAGACGAGAACAGGAACGAATTCAGCGGGAGAGGGAAGAGCTGCGACGTCAGCAGGAACAGCTGCGCTACGAACAAGAACGGCGATCTGCCATGAGAAGGCCTTATGATCCTGACGGCAG GCGAGATGACCCGTACTGGCCAGAGGCAAAGCGAATGGCGATGGATGATAGGTATCATTCTGAATTTAGTCGTCAAGACCGCTTCCACGACTTTGACCACAGGGATCGTGGCCGATACCAAGATCATTGTTTGGACAG AAGAGATGGTTCAAGAGGAATACCAGATCGAGATGGGCAG CATTACTCAGATGAACGCCATGGAGGGCCCGATCGTCACTCCCGGGATAGTTGGGGTGGCTACGGGTCTGACAGAAGAATGAGTGAAGGGAGAGGGATACCTCCACAAACCCG agatggaCGTGACTGGGGAGATCATGGTCGAAAGTTAGAGGGGCATCAAGATCGTTCATGGCAGGGAAATGTGGATGGAGGAATGATGGGACGGGATCATGAgagatggcaag GCGTGGAGGCTTTACGCAAGCTGGAAACCAGAGCCAGATGA
- the LOC128900692 gene encoding scaffold attachment factor B1-like isoform X5 has protein sequence MAESQSAAGQGEPASVGGSGVSSSESENRRRLSELRVIDLRAELKRRNLDSSGNKSVLTERLRKAIEEEGGNPDEIPVVSENIMKKTPKRSSKGRRPDEEGVEDNGLEEDSGDGQEDIEASLDNLQDIDMMDISVLDEAEIDNGNAVDCGEDYSADNILDSLSDSKENADAEVKELPDQPTEYAMGNLEASPQFSEIKEESREIPVVMVEVEDVGNSLGASSSDLTVIKELGELPLEPENEKILDILGETCKSEPLNEETCEAEQPHAQEASNVVPGKRLAEEEDALAATQLEEDALDLDSKSAQAMARKEAKRLVVAKGETREQTIEEEKPDSESLVVETLSDQSSKRSQGLEASSGETAEKGAGPEGQDSKEDGKKTEDKANSEESPATKESSSSEGGDQKKSPVEEDRDTKIISKDDKGRAGSGSGRNLWVSGLSSSTRATDLKNLFSKYGKVVGAKVVTNARSPGARCYGFVTMSTSEEATKCINHLHRTELHGKMISVEKAKNEPAGKKPSDKKEGETRKEKDKHHSAESKSENLGLAATLNRAYKYALASAQQHGRSVGTKKEEKTDKKDDAKKSEKDGKDEKEGKEKDEQKAGSSDRSRASKSVSRGTERTVVMDKSKGEPVISVKTSTSKERSTKSQDRKSESKEKQDILSFDKIKEQRERERQRQREREIRETERRRERERREREQRLQAIHERDERQRLQRERERLEFQRQRLDRERLERERLERERMHIEQERRREQERIQREREELRRQQEQLRYEQERRSAMRRPYDPDGRRDDPYWPEAKRMAMDDRYHSEFSRQDRFHDFDHRDRGRYQDHCLDRRDGSRGIPDRDGQVGYTQITASVKKPNKLTPKRKEHSVHAAWFLNATTTGFKLSRCSSSN, from the exons ATGGCGGAGAGTCAGTCAGCGGCCGGGCAGGGAGAACCTGCCTCCGTGGGTGGGTCGGGAGTCTCCAGTTCGGAGTCGGAAAACCGGCGGCGGCTGAGCGAGCTGCGCGTCATAGACTTGCGGGCGGAACTCAAGCGCCGCAATTTGGACAGCAGCGGGAACAAGAGCGTCCTGACGGAGCGGCTCAGGAAG GCTAttgaggaggaaggggggaatcCTGATGAAATTCCAGTAGTTTCAGAAAATATCATGAAGAAAACTcccaaaagaagcagcaaag GACGTAGACCAGATGAAGAGGGAGTAGAAGATAATGGCCTGGAAGAGGATTCGGGAGATGGACAG gagGATATTGAAGCAAGTTTGGATAACTTGCAGGATATTGACATGATGGATATTAGTGTGTTAGATGAAGCTGAAATAGATAATGGCAATGCGGTAGATTGCGGAGAGGATTACAGTGCTGATAATATTCTTGACTCACTGTCTGATAGTAAAGAAAATGCTGATGCAGAAGTGAAAGAACTTCCAGATCAGCCTACAGAATATGCTATGGGTAACTTGGAGGCATCCCCACAATTCTCAGAAATTAAAGAAGAATCAAGAGAAATACCAGTAGTGATG gTAGAGGTTGAAGATGTTGGAAACAGTTTAGGTGCTTCTTCGTCTGATTTAACCGTAATAAAG GAGCTTGGAGAGTTACCTTTGGAGCCAG aaaatgagaaaatactcgACATTTTGGGGGAAACTTGTAAATCTGAACCACTTAACGAAGAAACTTGCGAAGCGGAGCAGCCACATGCACAGGAAGCAAGTAACGTGGTGCCAGGCAAGAGGCTAGCAGAGGAAGAGGACGCTCTTGCTGCCACTCAGTTGGAGGAAGATGCTTTAGATTTGGACAGCAAATCGGCACAAGCTATGGCAAGGAAGGAAGCAAAGCGTTTAGTTGTAGCAAAAGGGGAGACAAGGGAACAGACAATAGAGGAAGAGAAACCGGACTCTGAATCTTTAGTAGTAGAGACCCTAAGCGATCAGAGTAGCAAACGCTCCCAAGGCCTGGAAGCCTCTAGTGGGGAAACAGCGGAGAAAGGCGCAGGTCCCGAAGGCCAAGATAGCAAAGAAGAtggcaagaaaacagaagacaaagctaATTCTGAGGAATCCCCTGCCACTAAAGAGTCCTCAAGCAGTGAGGGCGGTGATCAgaaaaagag CCCTGTTGAGGAGGACAGAGATACAAAGATAATCTCAAAGGATGATAAAg GCCGCGCGGGTAGTGGTTCTGGCAGGAATTTGTGGGTTAGTGGACTTTCATCCTCTACTAGAGCTACAGACTTGAAGAATCTTTTCAGCAAGTATGGGAAG gtgGTTGGTGCAAAAGTAGTGACAAATGCTCGCAGTCCTGGTGCTCGCTGTTACGGCTTTGTTACGATGTCAACATCTGAAGAAGCCACTAAGTGCATTAATCATCTCCACAGAACAGAGCTGCATGGAAAAAtgatttctgtggaaaaa GCAAAAAATGAACCAGCTGGAAAAAAGCCGTCAGACAAAAAGGAAGGtgaaacaaggaaggaaaaagacaagcATCATTCTGCGGAGTCCAAATCTGAGAA CTTAGGATTGGCTGCTACACTTAATCGTGCGTACAAGTATGCATTGGCTTCAGCACAGCAGCATGGAAG GTCTGTTGGTACtaagaaggaggagaagactgATAAAAAAGATGATGctaagaaatcagaaaaagatggaaaagatgaaaaagaaggaaaagagaaagatgaacaAAAGGCCGGATCCTCTGATAGATCTAGGGCAAGCAAATCAG tgAGTCGAGGAACTGAGAGGACAGTGGTAATGGATAAATCTAAAGGAGAACCAGTTATTAGCGTGAAAACTTCTACATCAAAAGAGAGG AGTACAAAAAGCCAAGATCGCAAATCTGagagcaaagaaaagcaagatattttATCGTTTGATAAAATCAAAGAGCAGCGAGAACGTGAACGTCAGAGACAGAGGGAACGAGAAATCAGGGAAACGGAAAGACGCCG agagagagagaggcgaGAACGAGAACAACGTCTTCAAGCTATTCATGAGCGGGATGAAAGACAGAGGCTCCAGAGAGAGCGAGAGCGACTTGAATTTCAAAGGCAGCGTCTTGACAGAGAGCGCTTGGAGAGGGAGAGATTGGAGAGAGAAAGAATGCACATAGAGCAGGAACGGAGACGAGAACAGGAACGAATTCAGCGGGAGAGGGAAGAGCTGCGACGTCAGCAGGAACAGCTGCGCTACGAACAAGAACGGCGATCTGCCATGAGAAGGCCTTATGATCCTGACGGCAG GCGAGATGACCCGTACTGGCCAGAGGCAAAGCGAATGGCGATGGATGATAGGTATCATTCTGAATTTAGTCGTCAAGACCGCTTCCACGACTTTGACCACAGGGATCGTGGCCGATACCAAGATCATTGTTTGGACAG AAGAGATGGTTCAAGAGGAATACCAGATCGAGATGGGCAGGTGGGTTATACCCAAATAACCGCTTCAgttaaaaagccaaacaaactgACCCCAAAGCGGAAAGAACACAGTGTGCATGCTGCCTGGTTCTTAAATGCAACGACCACTGGGTTTAAACTGAGCAGATGTTCAAGCAGCAACTGA